In Fusobacterium sp. JB019, a single window of DNA contains:
- the rpmE gene encoding 50S ribosomal protein L31, giving the protein MRKGIHPDYKIVNVECTCGEKFQTRSTYAKGDIKIAVCSKCHPFYTGKAKFLDTAGRVDKFNKKYNLNK; this is encoded by the coding sequence ATGAGAAAAGGAATACATCCAGATTATAAAATCGTTAATGTTGAATGTACTTGTGGAGAAAAGTTTCAAACTAGATCTACTTATGCTAAAGGTGATATCAAAATAGCTGTATGTTCAAAATGTCATCCATTCTACACAGGTAAAGCTAAGTTCTTAGATACTGCTGGTAGAGTTGACAAGTTCAATAAAAAATACAATCTTAATAAATAA
- a CDS encoding ribonuclease H family protein: MKKKFYAYFLVDSKESNIVDTWEKCKNETAGKKSRYKSFKTYKEAEMWLQSGANYDKKIKPAPPILKDGIYFDAGTGRGIGVEVRVTFKDGKSVLKKYFPTLEINEFGNYLTRSGKTNNFGELAGMYLALHIAIEEKIMNIFGDSSLVINYWSKGLIKNSVSPETQRLAKKVKLKREIFEKLGGSIEHISGDFNPADLGFHK; encoded by the coding sequence ATGAAAAAAAAATTTTATGCTTATTTTTTAGTTGATTCTAAAGAAAGCAATATAGTAGATACTTGGGAAAAATGTAAAAATGAAACAGCTGGTAAAAAATCAAGATATAAATCTTTTAAAACATATAAAGAAGCTGAAATGTGGTTGCAATCAGGAGCCAATTATGATAAGAAAATAAAACCTGCCCCACCTATTTTAAAAGATGGGATTTATTTTGATGCTGGTACTGGTAGAGGAATTGGTGTAGAAGTTAGAGTTACATTTAAAGACGGTAAATCTGTACTAAAAAAATATTTTCCCACTTTAGAAATAAATGAATTTGGAAATTATTTAACTCGTTCTGGAAAAACAAATAACTTTGGAGAATTAGCTGGAATGTATCTTGCACTTCATATTGCAATTGAAGAAAAAATAATGAATATATTTGGAGATAGTTCTCTTGTTATTAATTATTGGTCTAAGGGACTCATTAAAAACTCTGTTTCCCCAGAAACTCAACGTCTTGCAAAAAAAGTAAAACTAAAAAGAGAAATATTTGAAAAATTAGGAGGATCCATTGAACA